The Brachyspira aalborgi genome has a segment encoding these proteins:
- a CDS encoding Rpn family recombination-promoting nuclease/putative transposase: MKRNREIDKLNDLFVRYLLGKNGNENMLEDMVNAALSDFNFEEVKDLEIIDPYNLSENIDLKESIIDIKAKTKDNQTVIIEIQLCGNMDFVKRVFYYISKNIVNELKEGEDYKKLPRIISINLLNFNLDFGDEGKPHRCFKLIDTKNHNIDLDFIQMHIIEAKRFIEIIEKSTLDELKKNRLLTWMKFFTSKNLKAIEKELMEANPIMTKVIEEYKRFTSDDKLMRAYDARDAFLLGQKMMLSREREEGFEAGRHAEQISMATAMKKENIDIETIKRITGLTIKEIEKL, from the coding sequence ATGAAAAGAAATAGAGAAATTGACAAGTTAAATGATTTATTTGTCCGATATTTACTCGGCAAAAACGGAAATGAAAATATGCTTGAAGATATGGTTAACGCCGCTTTAAGCGATTTCAATTTTGAAGAAGTTAAAGATTTGGAAATAATCGACCCTTATAATTTGTCCGAAAATATTGATTTAAAAGAGTCAATAATCGATATAAAAGCGAAAACAAAAGATAATCAAACTGTAATTATTGAAATTCAACTTTGCGGAAATATGGATTTTGTCAAAAGAGTTTTTTATTATATTTCAAAAAATATTGTAAACGAATTAAAGGAAGGCGAAGATTATAAAAAGCTCCCGAGAATTATTAGTATAAATTTACTTAACTTTAATTTAGATTTTGGAGACGAGGGAAAACCTCACCGTTGCTTTAAATTAATTGATACGAAAAATCATAATATAGATTTAGATTTTATTCAAATGCATATTATAGAGGCAAAACGATTTATTGAAATAATTGAAAAATCAACTTTAGACGAATTAAAGAAAAATAGATTATTAACTTGGATGAAATTTTTCACAAGCAAAAATTTAAAAGCTATAGAAAAAGAATTAATGGAGGCAAACCCGATTATGACAAAAGTAATTGAAGAATATAAAAGATTTACTTCTGACGATAAACTTATGAGAGCTTATGACGCCCGAGATGCATTTTTATTAGGGCAAAAAATGATGTTATCAAGAGAAAGAGAAGAAGGTTTTGAAGCGGGCAGGCATGCCGAACAAATCTCAATGGCAACTGCAATGAAAAAAGAAAACATCGATATAGAAACTATTAAACGAATAACAGGCTTAACCATAAAAGAAATTGAAAAATTATAA